The following are encoded together in the Tamandua tetradactyla isolate mTamTet1 chromosome 14, mTamTet1.pri, whole genome shotgun sequence genome:
- the RNASE10 gene encoding inactive ribonuclease-like protein 10 yields MKLTLVQIFFVMLLLLLGLGMGLGLGLRMAAAVLEDSDHSLNEFWSSDSEDKAKATEEGVGVRTADALVLSDTGVAQIDWPEETVPNIDEVGSKMLRVETLSQNNKDDLRLDLTSRECNTMMADKMKEHNHTCIAHYMFIHEDPDTVKSVCNSPAFVCELKGGKCHKSSRPFDLTLCKLSKPGQITPYCNYITFILEKFIIMTCNDMKFQLTP; encoded by the coding sequence ATGAAGCTGACTCTAGTGCAGATCTTTTttgtgatgctgctgctgctgctgggtctggggatgggcctgggcctggggcttcGCATGGCCGCAGCAGTCCTGGAAGACAGTGACCATTCATTGAATGAGTTTTGGTCCAGTGACTCAGAGGACAAGGCTAAAGCCACCGAGGAAGGAGTAGGTGTCCGAACTGCAGACGCCCTGGTGCTCAGTGACACAGGAGTGGCCCAAATTGACTGGCCAGAAGAAACGGTCCCCAACATAGATGAGGTTGGGAGCAAGATGCTCAGAGTTGAGACTCTCTCTCAGAACAACAAAGATGACCTTAGGCTTGACCTGACCTCCAGAGAATGCAATACCATGATGGCAGACAAGATGAAGGAGCACAACCATACCTGCATAGCCCATTATATGTTCATCCATGAGGATCCAGACACAGTCAAATCTGTCTGTAACAGTCCTGCCTTTGTCTGTGAACTCAAGGGAGGCAAATGTCACAAAAGCTCCCGCCCTTTTGATTTGACACTCTGCAAATTGTCCAAACCAGGCCAGATCACTCCTTACTGCAACTACATaactttcattttggaaaagttCATTATTATGACCTGTAATGATATGAAGTTCCAATTAACCCCTTAA